TGTCTGGCACAATCGTTTTCCGCATCTATTCCTCAGAAAGGATGTCCGATTTGCCAGGTCTGTGTCCCATTTCGGACTGTCGCGACGGTTCCCGCGCGGACATACCCTTATAAGCGATGAGGTGGGATAACCCGTTGATACAAATGATCGTGGACGTCAGATACGGTAAGGATGGATACCAGAGGGTAGACATTCCCGAGAAGAACTATGTCGGAACGTATTATCCCAAGGATGTCGTGTGCGAACCGGCAGACAAGGTCATCAACGAATCGCTCGACCACCCCCTCGGATACGAATCCCTGGAGGCATTCCTGGAGGGAGGCAAGGATATCGTCTTCATCGTCAACGACGGAACCAGGCCCACCCCCACCGCAGCTGTCCTCGACGCACTCGAGAGCAGGATGGATCTTCACGCAGCCAGGTACCTCATCGCCACCGGCACCCACCGCGGACCCACCGAGGAGGAGTACCGCAACATCTTCGGCAGGCACCTGGGGGCACTCCGCGACAGGATCGTCGTCCACGACGCCAAGACCTCGGAGTGCGTGAACCTTGGAACCTCCAAGAACGGCACCCCCATGGAGGTCAACAAGATTGCCGTCGATTCCGACAGGCTCATCGTCATCACCAGTGTCGAGCCCCACTACTTCGCGGGCTGGACCGGCGGAAGGAAGTCCTTCCTTCCCGGAGTCGCCTCCTACAAGACCGTCGAGGCCAACCACAAGATGGCGGTCGGAATGGACGCCCAGGCTCTGGCCCTCAAGGGCAACCCCGTCCACGAGGACATGATGGATGCCCTCGAGGTTGTCAGGGGCAAGAAGATTTTCTCCGTCCAGATCGTCATGGACAGGCACCACAACATCTACAAGTCCGCCGCAGGCGACCTGAACCCCGCATTCGAGCAGGCCGTCAAGTGGGGAGAAGAGGTATTCATCGTCCCTGTCCCCGAAAAGGCCGACATCGTCATCTCCGCCGCGCCCTACCCGATGGACGTTGATCTTTATCAGTCCCAGAAGGCACTCGACAACGGAAAGTGGGCCCTCAAGGAAGGCGGAACCATCATCATGGTCTCCAAGTGCAGGGAGGGAACCGGCAGCGACAACTTCCTCAAGCTCCTGTCCTCCTCCAAGGACCCCAAAGAGGTCATCGAGAACATCAAGAAGGGATACAAGCTCGGATACCACAAGGCCGCCAAGATGGCTGAGATCGCCACCTGGGCCAAGATCTGTGCCGTCACCGACCTGGACCCCGCCATCATCAGCGGAGCCAACATGACTCCCTACAAGACCGTCGAGGAGGCCCTGAAGGACGCCCTTGCCGCCAACCCTGACGCCAGGGTTGAGGTCTTCATGGAGGGAAGCGTGACCATCCCCAAGCCCCCGGAGGCCTGAAGATGAGCAGCGCAGTATTCACCACCGAGAAGATTAACCTCATCAGGGACGCCCTCTCGTCCTGCACCATGTGCGGATTCTGCAAGAGCGTCTGCCCTTCCTTCAAGGCAATCAACTGGGATACCGACCTCTCCAGGGGACGTATCGTCATGACCTACGGTCTCGCCACCGGACAGCTGAAGGCGGACCCTTCCGTAGTTCAGAGCATGTACACCTGCACCACCTGCGCCGACTGTGTCAGGAGGTGCCCTTCCAAGGTCAAGATCGTCGATATCATCGAGATTGCCCGTGCGGACCTCGTCGCCAACGGCTATATTCTGCCCAAGCACAAGGCCATGTGCGAGAACATCCTCAACTACAACAACCCCTTCGCAGAGAAGGAGACCGTCGCACAGGTCATGGCCAAGAAAGGTTACGTACCTCACAACGCACCCGTTGCATACTTCGCCGGATGCACCGCCACCTACAGGGCGACCAAGACCGCCGACGCTTCGCTCTCCATCCTGAAGAAGCTCGGAGTCGACTTCACCGTCCTTCCCGAGATCTGCTGCGGTTCTGTCATGGGCCGTGTCGGATGGTCCGAGGAGGATCTCGT
The sequence above is a segment of the methanogenic archaeon ISO4-H5 genome. Coding sequences within it:
- a CDS encoding CoB-CoM heterodisulfide reductase subunit D HdrD, yielding MSSAVFTTEKINLIRDALSSCTMCGFCKSVCPSFKAINWDTDLSRGRIVMTYGLATGQLKADPSVVQSMYTCTTCADCVRRCPSKVKIVDIIEIARADLVANGYILPKHKAMCENILNYNNPFAEKETVAQVMAKKGYVPHNAPVAYFAGCTATYRATKTADASLSILKKLGVDFTVLPEICCGSVMGRVGWSEEDLVKIYQKNVDEIVKLGVKTLVLSCAGCYRMFKIEYPKHVEVPFEVLHMTEFLAKQDVKLKSLGDVTVTYHDPCHLGRHCGVFDAPRDVIKKFPEVKFKEMKYSKSTSHCCGGGGGVRAAYPQEAAEIATTRLDEAAFADLLITTCPFCVTNLSAQVGDRKIKVVDLTELVDEHL